From Thermus tengchongensis, a single genomic window includes:
- a CDS encoding transposase produces the protein PRVEVPEGVRLVFLPPYSPELQPVERVWPLVNEAVANRYFADLEALMEAVEGRWLVLQGDRELL, from the coding sequence CCCCGAGGGTGGAGGTGCCGGAGGGGGTTCGGCTGGTGTTTTTGCCTCCCTACTCCCCGGAGCTGCAGCCGGTGGAACGGGTGTGGCCTTTGGTGAACGAGGCGGTGGCGAACCGGTACTTTGCGGACCTGGAGGCCTTGATGGAGGCGGTAGAGGGGCGGTGGTTGGTGCTGCAGGGGGACCGGGAGCTCCT
- a CDS encoding helix-turn-helix domain-containing protein, translating to MPQVARHLTLRELERRYKKAKDPVEKTRFQAVYHAAKGLSAKEIARITLQTPRWVHATVRRYNLLGPEALQDGRHSNPGARPKLTPEETLRVLQALEGPPPDGGLWTGPKEIARITLQTPRWVHATVRRYNLLGPEALQDGRHSNPGARPKLTPEETLRVLQALEGPPPDGGLWTGPKLQRWVAEHLGKRLSLNPIYRLLHEAGFALRVPRPVHRKAEREAQEAFKKNSAKRWRRPGQRGEG from the coding sequence ATGCCCCAGGTAGCCCGGCACCTGACCCTGAGGGAACTGGAGCGGAGGTACAAAAAGGCCAAGGACCCGGTGGAAAAGACCCGCTTCCAAGCCGTCTACCACGCGGCCAAGGGCCTCTCCGCCAAGGAGATCGCCCGCATCACCCTCCAGACTCCCCGTTGGGTACACGCCACCGTGCGCCGGTACAACCTCCTGGGCCCCGAAGCCTTGCAGGATGGGCGGCACTCCAACCCCGGAGCCCGGCCCAAGCTCACCCCGGAGGAGACCCTGAGGGTGCTGCAGGCCCTAGAGGGTCCCCCTCCCGACGGCGGCCTGTGGACGGGGCCNAAGGAGATCGCCCGCATCACCCTCCAGACTCCCCGTTGGGTACACGCCACCGTGCGCCGGTACAACCTCCTGGGCCCCGAAGCCTTGCAGGATGGGCGGCACTCCAACCCCGGAGCCCGGCCCAAGCTCACCCCGGAGGAGACCCTGAGGGTGCTGCAGGCCCTAGAGGGTCCCCCTCCCGACGGCGGCCTGTGGACGGGGCCCAAGCTGCAGCGGTGGGTGGCGGAACATTTGGGGAAGCGGTTGTCCTTGAACCCCATCTACCGCCTGTTGCACGAGGCGGGGTTTGCCCTGAGGGTGCCGCGCCCGGTGCACCGGAAGGCGGAGAGGGAGGCACAGGAGGCGTTCAAAAAAAACTCCGCCAAGAGGTGGCGGCGGCCCGGGCAGCGGGGCGAAGGGTGA
- a CDS encoding sensor histidine kinase, with protein sequence MIRALLPPMVGLAVLLWGYAVVEANRHLGQVLLQEAQALADHLREPGGGDLPGVRRTRRPESFLPLMGEGAQTLGLQGGRLRAVASVPLGGEALEVERTAPLFLPSWWPALAMVLGTSLWALQRLRGEVRRGLGLDLDGARRTLDILGAALEALDEGVLVLEGEAVVRFNARALQLLNLPEGALPPLPLARVWPGLKEIARKGRGEMDLSLPNRKPARVRILEAGRYQVVVVQDLGRLLRLAESLTQSRRHLDLLRAQAHEFRNLLHVIGGLLELGKSEEALRLVRGEVAAENHLENLLSRLELPMVAALVLGKLRRAHELGVRLEVEGSLPASYAPLSEVLTLVLGQLLENALEAVQGLPEAHVLLAFREMNGLWVEVRDNGPGVPQFLENSLFSLGVSAKGSHRGYGLALARSQVEAYGGRLGYYKEGGFTVFYAHIPRAS encoded by the coding sequence GTGATCCGGGCGTTGCTTCCCCCCATGGTGGGGCTAGCTGTCCTCCTTTGGGGCTACGCGGTCGTAGAGGCCAACCGCCACTTGGGGCAGGTGCTTTTGCAGGAGGCGCAAGCCCTCGCAGATCACCTCCGGGAGCCAGGAGGCGGGGACCTTCCGGGGGTACGGCGGACCCGGAGGCCCGAGAGCTTCCTTCCCCTTATGGGAGAAGGTGCCCAGACCCTTGGCCTCCAGGGAGGAAGGCTGCGGGCCGTGGCGTCCGTACCCTTAGGCGGGGAAGCGTTGGAGGTGGAGCGCACAGCCCCCCTTTTCCTCCCCTCCTGGTGGCCCGCTCTCGCGATGGTTCTAGGGACGAGTCTATGGGCCCTCCAGAGGCTAAGGGGTGAGGTCCGGCGAGGCCTGGGTCTAGACCTGGACGGCGCTCGGCGGACGCTGGACATCCTGGGGGCGGCCCTGGAGGCCCTGGACGAGGGCGTCTTGGTCCTCGAGGGCGAAGCCGTGGTGCGCTTCAACGCGCGGGCCTTGCAACTCTTGAACCTCCCGGAGGGCGCCCTTCCGCCGTTGCCTCTGGCTCGGGTCTGGCCAGGGCTGAAGGAGATTGCCCGCAAGGGCCGGGGCGAGATGGACCTCTCCTTACCCAACCGGAAACCGGCCCGCGTCCGTATCCTGGAAGCGGGACGCTATCAGGTGGTCGTGGTGCAGGACCTGGGGCGGCTGCTACGCCTGGCGGAATCCCTCACCCAAAGCCGTCGCCACCTGGACCTGCTTCGGGCGCAGGCCCACGAGTTTCGCAACCTCCTTCACGTCATCGGTGGGCTGCTGGAGTTGGGGAAGTCCGAGGAAGCCCTCCGGCTCGTTCGGGGAGAGGTGGCCGCGGAAAACCATCTGGAGAACCTCCTTTCCAGGCTGGAACTTCCCATGGTGGCGGCCTTGGTTCTGGGCAAGCTGCGCCGAGCCCACGAGCTGGGCGTGCGGTTGGAAGTGGAAGGCTCCTTACCCGCTAGCTACGCGCCGCTTTCTGAGGTCCTCACCCTCGTGTTGGGGCAACTTTTGGAAAACGCCCTAGAGGCCGTCCAGGGCTTGCCGGAAGCCCACGTGCTCCTGGCCTTCCGTGAAATGAACGGGCTTTGGGTAGAGGTCCGGGACAACGGGCCTGGGGTACCGCAATTCCTGGAGAACTCCCTCTTCTCGCTTGGGGTGAGCGCCAAGGGGAGCCACCGCGGGTACGGCCTGGCCTTGGCTCGATCCCAAGTGGAGGCCTATGGCGGGCGGCTGGGCTACTATAAGGAGGGCGGATTTACGGTTTTCTATGCCCATATCCCGAGGGCGTCATGA
- a CDS encoding response regulator: protein MNRALIVEDDPRVASLHRAFLEAEGFAVVAVVQGAWEALEFLEALQEPLDLVILDLYLPDGHGLDLLPALEGIYTVIITAAKDVPTVERALLGGAMDYLIKPFTRSRFQEALARYRAFRSLTQKEEVSQEDLDRLLARRRTGKGVDPITLERIVSVLASAEGALTAEEVARSLGLSRVSAWRYLQRLVQEGRAEALPVYGQPGRPARAYLWKRSKQNGSSD from the coding sequence ATGAACCGGGCCCTAATTGTAGAAGATGACCCCCGGGTGGCCTCCCTTCACAGGGCCTTCCTAGAAGCGGAGGGGTTCGCGGTGGTGGCCGTAGTCCAGGGCGCGTGGGAGGCTCTTGAGTTCCTAGAGGCTCTACAGGAACCCTTGGACTTGGTGATCCTGGACCTCTATCTCCCGGACGGCCACGGCCTTGACCTATTGCCGGCACTCGAGGGGATCTACACCGTGATCATAACTGCCGCCAAGGACGTCCCCACCGTGGAGCGAGCACTCCTTGGCGGGGCCATGGACTACCTCATCAAACCCTTCACCCGGTCAAGGTTCCAGGAGGCCTTGGCCCGCTACCGCGCCTTCCGCTCCTTGACCCAGAAAGAGGAGGTTTCACAGGAGGATCTGGACCGCCTCTTGGCACGGCGCCGCACAGGCAAAGGCGTGGACCCCATTACCTTGGAGAGAATCGTCAGCGTCCTGGCCTCGGCCGAAGGAGCGCTCACCGCCGAAGAAGTGGCTCGAAGCCTGGGCCTTTCCCGGGTGAGCGCTTGGCGCTACCTGCAGCGGCTGGTACAGGAAGGGAGAGCGGAGGCCCTCCCGGTGTACGGCCAACCGGGCAGGCCAGCCCGGGCCTATCTTTGGAAGAGAAGCAAGCAAAACGGCTCCTCGGATTAA
- a CDS encoding ABC transporter ATP-binding protein gives MEALEVSLGENRILKGVSLNVAPGEVVALLGPSGSGKTTLLRAVAGLVRPTAGRITLGPQTFFDGQRGLFLPPERRNLGLVFQSYALWPHRTVFENVAYGLRLRRLPEERVRERVLSLLDRLGLAGLEGRYPGELSGGQQQRVSLARALAYEPALLLLDEPLSNLDAKLRDQARVWLRETLKATGKAALFVTHDQGEAMAIADRIALLHEGRLEQVGSPEELYRHPKSLFVADFLGNPNVLEAVVLGLEEGFARLELAGFPVRARAMGPLTPGRLAKLVLRPESLRPAEHGEVNGIEGELAHSLYLGAAYEQWLRVGEALVRFSTPKPLSGPRVRVVFEPEEALAFPE, from the coding sequence GTGGAAGCCCTGGAAGTTTCTCTGGGAGAGAACAGGATCCTCAAGGGGGTCAGCCTCAACGTGGCCCCTGGGGAGGTGGTCGCCCTGCTGGGCCCCTCAGGGTCAGGCAAGACCACCTTGTTGCGTGCCGTAGCGGGTCTGGTGCGTCCCACCGCCGGAAGGATCACCCTGGGTCCTCAGACCTTCTTCGACGGGCAACGGGGTCTATTCCTCCCCCCTGAGCGCCGCAACCTGGGCTTGGTCTTCCAGTCCTATGCCCTCTGGCCGCACCGCACGGTGTTCGAGAATGTGGCCTACGGACTCCGGCTGCGGCGGCTCCCAGAAGAGCGGGTGCGGGAGCGGGTGCTTTCCCTTTTGGATAGGCTAGGGCTCGCCGGCCTGGAGGGCCGCTATCCGGGGGAGCTTTCGGGGGGGCAGCAACAACGGGTATCCCTAGCCCGGGCCCTGGCCTATGAGCCCGCCCTCTTGCTCTTGGACGAACCCCTTTCCAACCTGGACGCCAAGCTGCGAGACCAGGCCCGGGTGTGGTTGCGGGAAACCCTCAAAGCCACGGGGAAGGCGGCCCTCTTTGTCACCCACGACCAAGGGGAGGCCATGGCCATCGCCGACCGCATCGCCCTTCTCCACGAAGGCCGCCTGGAGCAAGTGGGCAGCCCGGAAGAGCTCTACCGCCACCCCAAAAGCCTCTTCGTGGCGGACTTCTTGGGCAACCCCAACGTGCTGGAGGCCGTGGTCCTTGGCCTCGAGGAAGGGTTTGCCCGCCTGGAGCTGGCCGGGTTCCCGGTGCGCGCCCGGGCCATGGGCCCCTTAACCCCCGGGCGGTTGGCGAAACTAGTGCTCCGGCCCGAATCCCTGCGACCAGCCGAGCATGGAGAGGTCAACGGCATAGAGGGGGAGCTTGCCCATAGCCTTTACCTCGGCGCAGCCTACGAGCAATGGCTTCGCGTGGGGGAGGCTCTGGTGCGCTTCTCTACCCCTAAGCCCCTCAGCGGGCCGCGGGTCCGGGTGGTGTTTGAACCGGAGGAGGCCCTGGCGTTCCCCGAATGA